The Lysobacter gummosus sequence AGCGCATTCTGATCGATGCCGATCAGCGCAAATACCATGGTCCGGCCGCGCTCAAGCCACTGGCCGGCCTGTTCGAGCGCGGCTTCGCACCGTCGGAATTCGAGATCCTGCCGGCCGCGCAGTGGGACAACGCCGCCGCCCAGCTCGGCGCGCCGATGCCGCTGATCCGCCTGGTGTGGTTCGGCAACCTGCTCGCCGGCCACGGCCGCCTGGCGCCGGGCTACGACCCCTCGCGCCGCTACCGCATGACCAAGTGGCCGCAGACCGAGCGCGAGTACCCGAAGCACTTCCGCATCGCCACGGTGATGATGAAAGCGCCGGCCTCGCTGGGCGAAATCGCCGAAGCCAGCGGCGTGACCGAGGCCGAGGTCGCCGATTTCATCAACGCCAACCTCGCCACCGGCTTCGCCGAGCCCGAGGGCGATCCGACTCCGGTCGAGCCGGCCAAGTCCGGCGGCCTGTTCGGACGCCTGCGCGGGCGCTGATCCGGCTGCGACGCAGCGTCGCAGGGGCCTCGTCCGGCATCGGCCGCGCAAGCCCCGCCAACGCCGCCCAACGCACGCCAACGGCGGCGAACGCGCCGCCGGTTTAATCGGACCGCGGTCACGCTCGCAACAGGCCGACTCTGGCCATGTCCGCCAGTGTGAACATCAAATCGTCACACTTCTTGCCCGGCTCACACAGTGGCAGGACAATGCTCGACTAGCTGAATGCCAGATGGTCGTGATGATCGATTCACAGCGCTACCCGCGTCTTTCCCGTATCCAGGCCCCCGCCGACCTGCGCCGCTTCCCGGAAGAGGAGCTGCCGGCGATCGCGGAGGAACTGCGCGCTTACCTGATCGAACAAGTGGCCCTGGTGGGCGGCCACTTCGGCGCCGGCCTGGGCGTCATCGAACTCACCGTGGCCCTGCACTGGCTGTACGAAACGCCGGTGGACCGCCTGGTGTGGGACGTCGGCCACCAGTGCTATCCGCACAAGATCCTCACCAACCGCCGCGACGAGATCCACACCGTCAAACAAAAAGACGGCGTCGCCCCGTTCCCGAAGCGCGACGAATCCGAATACGACACCTTCGGCGTCGGCCACAGCTCGACCTCGATCTCGGCCGCGCTCGGCATGGCCATCGCCGCGCAGCGCAAGAACGACGAGCGCAAGATCGTGGCGGTGATCGGCGACGGCGCGATGACCGCGGGCATGGCCTTCGAAGCGCTGGCGCACGCCGGCGGCATGACCGATCCGGAACCGAACCTGCTGGTGATCCTCAACGACAACCAGATGTCGATCTCCGAGAACGTCGGCGGCGTGACCAAGATGCTCGGCCGCCTCACCGGCAGCCGCACGCTCAACGCGATCCGCGAAGGCGGCAAGAAGCTGCTCGGCGACAAGCGCAAGCCCGCGGCCAAGTTCGTGCGCCGCTGGGAAGAGCACTGGAAGGGCATGTTCGTGCCGTCCACGTTCTTCGAGGAAGTCGGCTTCCACTACACCGGCCCGATCGACGGTCACGACCTGCCCGCCCTGCTCGCGGCGATGAAGACGCTCAAGGGCCTCAAGGGTCCGCAGTTGCTGCACATCATCACCACCAAGGGCAAAGGCTACGAGCTGGCCGAGGACGATCAGATCGGTTACCACGCGGTCGGCCCGTTCGATCCGGAGAAAGGCCTGGTCAGCAAGCCCGGCGCGAAGAAGCCGACCTATACCGACATCTTCAGCGAATGGCTGTGCGACATGGCCGCCGCCGACGAACGCCTGATGGGCATCACCCCGGCGATGCGCGAAGGCTCGGGCCTGGTGCGTTTCAGCAAGGAATACCCGCAGCGTTATTTCGACGTCGCCATCGCCGAGCAGCACGCGGTCACCCTCGCCGCCGGCATGGCCTGCGAAGGCGCCAAGCCGGTGGTCGCGATCTACTCGACCTTCCTGCAGCGCGGCTACGACCAGCTGGTGCACGACGTCGCCATCCAGAACCTCGACGTGCTGTTCGCGATCGATCGCGGCGGCGTGGTCGGCCCGGACGGCGCGACCCACGCCGGCAACCTGGATCTGTCCTATCTGCGCTGCGTGCCGAACATGGTCGTGATGGCGCCGGCCGACGAAGACGAATGCCGCAAGATGCTCAGCACCGGCCATCGTTACGAAGGTCCGGCCGCGGTGCGTTACCCGCGCGGCACCGGCCCCGGCACGACGATCCAGCCGGGCCTGGACACCTTGCCGATCGGCAAGGCCGAACTGCGCCGGCAGGGCTCACGCATCGCCCTGCTCGCCTTCGGCGCGATCGTGCCGGCGGCCGAAGCCGTCGCCGCCGAGCTCGGCCTGACCGTGGTCAACATGCGCTTCGTCAAACCGCTGGATCGCGCCTTGATCCTGGAACTGGCGCGCACGCACGAAGGCTTCGTCACCCTCGAAGACAACGTCGTCGCCGGTGGCGCCGGCAGCGGCGTGGCCGAATTGCTCGCGGCCGAAGGCATCGTCCTGCCCGTGCTGCACCTGGGCTTGCCGGACGAATTCCAGCATCACGCCAGCCGAGAGCAACTGCTGGCCGAAGCCGGATTGGATGTAGCTTCGATCCGCGCCTCGGTACTCAAGCGCTGGCCGCAGTTGACGGCGGTGCAGGCGCAGTCGGCGATCGGCTGAGCCGGGCAGCGCTACAGCACTATTGTGGGAGGGGCTTCAGCCCCGACGCTTTTGTTTCAAGTCGCCGGACAATCGGGTGATCTGAGACAAAAGCATCGGGGCCGAAGCCCCTCCTGCAAAAAACCGCGATCGGGCTCAGCCGAGCCACAACGGAATCGAAGCGACCCCGCTGAGCAACACCATTGCGGCGACCTTGATGCTCGCCTTCGGCGCCATCGTCATCAGCAGGGTCCAGGCCAGCGCCGATACGATCAGCGCGGCGAACCAGAAGATCGGGCCTTGCGCCCATCCCAGGCGATAGACGAACAAAGCGAACACCGCGGCCAGCAGCAGCCAGCCGCCGGCGCGCAGCGCGCGCGCGCGACCGGCGTTGAACGCGCTCGCGAACACTTGCTGATGGTGCTTTTCGAGCCCAAGACTCAGCAGACACCACGCCGCGACGCCCAGACACAATCCCAACCACAGCATGCGCGCGTCTCCTCAGCGATCCGCGAGCGCGGGTTGGTTGGCGCCGGCGCGATCGTTGCGGCGCGGCTCGCGCGCTTCGGCCGGCAGGCGCGCCTTGACGAACGAATGCCGCGCCAGCGCGGCGAAGCCGGCGGCGAGCGCGAGCGCGGTCAGATCCACCGCCGCCAGCGACCAATCGCCGCGACCGATCGTCGCGAACAGATGGCTGTTCGGCGCGGTGGCGAAATTGACCAGCGGAATCAACGCGAACGCGCCGGCGTTGATCGCGAAGAACTGGCCCCAGCCACGCTTGTGCACCGCCGGAATCGCCGCGTACAAGGTCGCGGCGATCCATACCGCGCAGAACACGGTGATCTCCGCGTTGGCGCGCGCGGCGACATCGGCGGGGATCAAACGATTGCCGATCACCATCGCCGCGCTCGCCAGCGGCAAGCCGCCGACCACGCCCAGGTTCAAGGCCTGCACCAGCGCATAGCCCGATACGTTGCCGGCCTCGGCGATCTTCTTCGCGCGCTTGCTCACCCACACCTGCATGCCGCTGGCGATCATCACGCAGCCGGCGATGCCCATGACGAAGTACAGCCAGCGCAGCGCGCCGCCGCCCCACTGCGCCATGTGCATGCCGCCGATGAAGGTATAGGTCTGGTAGCCCGGCGCCATCGGCCCGGACTGGTGCAGGAACTTGCCGTCGTTGGCGTCGTAGAACACCGAGCGATAGTTCCAGGCCACGTCGCGGCTGTGGTCGCCGCCGAAGGAAATCGTCGCGCTGGTGTCGTCGGGGTGATGCACGCTGACCCAGGTGACCGGCTGCCCCAGGCGCGCGCGCGCGTCGGCGACCAGCTTGTCGATCGGATAGATGCTCTTGAGCGCCTTGTGCGTCTCCGGCCGCTCATAGCTGTCGCTGGCCTCGACGAAGAATTTCTCCGCATCGCCGTTGTAGGCCGCGAACAAGCCCGCCGGCATGTAATTGGCGACGAAGATCGCCACGCCCGTGTAGGCGATCATCAAGTGAAACGGCAGCCCGAGCACGCCGGTGACGTTATGCCCGTCCAGCCACGCGCGCTGGCCGCCGTTCTTCGGCCGGAAAGTGAAGAAGTCCTTGAAGATGCGCTTGTGGATCACGATGCCGGTCAGGATCGCGATCAGCATGAACATGCCGGCCAGGCCGACGATGTACATGCCCCAGGTTTGGGCATGCAGGTTGTAGTGCAGAGTGAAGAAGAACTCGCCGCCGGCGGTTTCGGGAATCTTCTGACCGCTGGCCGGATCGAGCGTCACCAGATCCGGCGTACCCGCGTCGTAGTACACGCCGCCGTCCAGCGACTTGCCGCGCTCACCGGGCAAGGTGACGTAATACGCGTGCGGATGCGGCTTGGCGATCTTCTGCAACTGCTCGACCGCGCTGGCCAGATTGACGCTGTCGGCGCTGCGCTCGTGGCCGTGCAGCGCAGGCTGCATCCAGTGGGTGAGTTCTTTATCGAAGCACGCGATGGTGCCGCCGACGAAGATCACGAACAGCAGCCAGCCGATCACCAGCCCGGCCCAGGTGTGCAGCCACGCCATCGCTTGCGAGAACGTATTCTTCATGCGCGTCTCCTTACGGCCGGGCCGCGGCTTCGGGGAACAACGCCGCGATGCCGTACATCGCCGCCGCCCACAGTGTCAGCACCCAGCATGCGCGCCAGGCGCTGCGCGCGGCGAAGGCGTACATCGCCGCTGCGCACCAAACGAAGAAGCAGAGCAAACTTGCCGCAACCACCCTGTCGCTGCGCGCGAACGGCAACACCAAAGTGCCGAACGCGGTGAATCCATACGCGACCAGATAACCGATCACGCTCGCGGCGATCGCCCGCACCGCGACCGCGCCGCGATAACGCCAGGACAGCTTCGCCCGCGGTTTGCGCGCCGGCGCGCCGGCGGCGGCCGACGACGCGCTCGCGTGCGTTCGTTGCGAAACATGCGCGCGCGCGCCGTGAGGCGCAGGCGCGGCAGCCGGATTGGCGAGAGTGTCGGTCATGCGGTATCGGTAGCGAAGGACGGCCGAGCCGGGCGGCATCCTGCCGGGCCGGCGGGCGCTCGCGCAGGCGGGCCAGCGGGCAGTCTAATTGGCAATAGTTCTCATTTGCAAACCTCGCCGTATCGCATTCGTGATCGAATCGATGCCGCAAAGCCGCCTTGCCGCAGCGGTCGGGTTACATACCAGTACACAGTTGCCGCCACCGACCGGCTACGATCCGGCTTCCGCCCAGCCCCGGCTTGCCCGCCTTCCCCCAGGAGCGCCACGGATGCGTCGTGCCTTCATCGCCCTCTTCCTGACCGGCCTGCTGCCCGGCGCCGCGATCGCGCAGACCGCGCCGTCCCCGCCCGCCGGCGCCATCCGTGACATGGACACCCTGGTGGTCACCGGCGAACAACCCGGCCCGGGCATGTGGAAGGTCATGCGCGGCGGCCACGTGCTGTGGATTCTGGGAACCCTCAGCCCGCTGCCGAAGGACATGACCTGGCTGTCGCGCACTGTCGAAGCGACCATCGCCGAATCGCAGGAAGTCATCGCCCCGCCCTCGGTCAGCTTCGGCACCGAGCTGGGCGTGTTCCGCACCATGATGCTGATCCCGACCGCGCTGAAGGCGCGCAAGAATCCCGACGGCAAGACCCTGCAGGAAGTCGTGCCGGCCGACCTGTACGCGCGCTGGTCCACGCTGAAGGCGCGTTACATCGGCAGCGACGGCGGGGTGGAGAAATGGCGGCCGATCTTCGCCGCGCAGGAACTCTACGAGGCGGCGATCAAGCAATCGGGCATGAGCCTGAAGGGCGTGGTCCAGCCGGTGGTCGAGAAGGCCGCCAAGCAGCACGACGTGCCGATCACCGAGGCGCGGGTGACGTTGAAGATCGACGATCCGAAGGCGACGCTGAAGGAGTTTTCCGCCAGCGCGCTGGACGATCGCGAATGTTTCTCCAAGACCATGGCGCGCATCGAAGGCGACCTGGAATCGATGCGCGCGCGCGGCAACGCCTGGGCGATCGGCGACATCGCCACCTTGCGCACGCTGCCGCAGGGCGATCAGTACCGCACCTGCCTGGACGCGCTGGCCGAGACCGGCGTGGCCAAGCGCCTCAACCTGGGCGACCTGCGCCAGCGCGTGACCGCGCAATGGCTGGAACGCGCGCAGGCGGCGATCGCGAAGAACAACAGCAGCTTCGCGACGCTGCCGGTATCGGACCTGCTGGAGAGCGGCGGCCTGCTCGATAAGCTGCGCGATGCGGGGTATACGGTCGAGGATCCGTAGAGGCAGATGTAGGCGACGATTTTTCTCGCTCACCGCCGATCCCGGCCAAGCGCGGATCAATCCACGAAAACGGCCTGCCGATAGCGATGGGCCGTTCGCAGGCCCGATGCATCGCGGGCGCAGACCACTGTGAAATCAGGCGGCGATGCGGGGCGAGGCGGCTACCGGCCTGGCGTCGCCGCGGCCGAACAGCTCGTAGATCCGCCGCAACAGCGCCGGCGTGTCGTCGAAGACCTCGTGATGCAGGCGCAGGCCCGCGTCCTCGCGCGTCCAGAACTTGAGCACCCAGCCGTTGTCGGTGCGCTCGAACTCGCCGGTCTTTTCCAAAGGGGTCGGGGTCATGGGCTTCCTCGCAGTGCCGGCATCCTGCCCTGCCGGTTCGGGTATGGCGCGACGGCCTGAGGCCATTGTCGCCGCCCACGCTCGCACAGCCTGCGATTGCGCCGCGCTGCGGGGCGCGGCCCGCAAAACCTGATGCGCAAAAACACGAAACCCCGGCTTTCGCCAGGGTTTGCGCGTTGCATCTCGAATAATGGTCGGGACGGCCGGATTTGAACCGACGACCCTCTGCCCCCCAGGCAGATGCGCTACCAGGCTGC is a genomic window containing:
- the dxs gene encoding 1-deoxy-D-xylulose-5-phosphate synthase produces the protein MIDSQRYPRLSRIQAPADLRRFPEEELPAIAEELRAYLIEQVALVGGHFGAGLGVIELTVALHWLYETPVDRLVWDVGHQCYPHKILTNRRDEIHTVKQKDGVAPFPKRDESEYDTFGVGHSSTSISAALGMAIAAQRKNDERKIVAVIGDGAMTAGMAFEALAHAGGMTDPEPNLLVILNDNQMSISENVGGVTKMLGRLTGSRTLNAIREGGKKLLGDKRKPAAKFVRRWEEHWKGMFVPSTFFEEVGFHYTGPIDGHDLPALLAAMKTLKGLKGPQLLHIITTKGKGYELAEDDQIGYHAVGPFDPEKGLVSKPGAKKPTYTDIFSEWLCDMAAADERLMGITPAMREGSGLVRFSKEYPQRYFDVAIAEQHAVTLAAGMACEGAKPVVAIYSTFLQRGYDQLVHDVAIQNLDVLFAIDRGGVVGPDGATHAGNLDLSYLRCVPNMVVMAPADEDECRKMLSTGHRYEGPAAVRYPRGTGPGTTIQPGLDTLPIGKAELRRQGSRIALLAFGAIVPAAEAVAAELGLTVVNMRFVKPLDRALILELARTHEGFVTLEDNVVAGGAGSGVAELLAAEGIVLPVLHLGLPDEFQHHASREQLLAEAGLDVASIRASVLKRWPQLTAVQAQSAIG
- a CDS encoding DUF3325 domain-containing protein; the protein is MLWLGLCLGVAAWCLLSLGLEKHHQQVFASAFNAGRARALRAGGWLLLAAVFALFVYRLGWAQGPIFWFAALIVSALAWTLLMTMAPKASIKVAAMVLLSGVASIPLWLG
- a CDS encoding PepSY-associated TM helix domain-containing protein, which translates into the protein MKNTFSQAMAWLHTWAGLVIGWLLFVIFVGGTIACFDKELTHWMQPALHGHERSADSVNLASAVEQLQKIAKPHPHAYYVTLPGERGKSLDGGVYYDAGTPDLVTLDPASGQKIPETAGGEFFFTLHYNLHAQTWGMYIVGLAGMFMLIAILTGIVIHKRIFKDFFTFRPKNGGQRAWLDGHNVTGVLGLPFHLMIAYTGVAIFVANYMPAGLFAAYNGDAEKFFVEASDSYERPETHKALKSIYPIDKLVADARARLGQPVTWVSVHHPDDTSATISFGGDHSRDVAWNYRSVFYDANDGKFLHQSGPMAPGYQTYTFIGGMHMAQWGGGALRWLYFVMGIAGCVMIASGMQVWVSKRAKKIAEAGNVSGYALVQALNLGVVGGLPLASAAMVIGNRLIPADVAARANAEITVFCAVWIAATLYAAIPAVHKRGWGQFFAINAGAFALIPLVNFATAPNSHLFATIGRGDWSLAAVDLTALALAAGFAALARHSFVKARLPAEAREPRRNDRAGANQPALADR
- a CDS encoding DUF3649 domain-containing protein; the encoded protein is MTDTLANPAAAPAPHGARAHVSQRTHASASSAAAGAPARKPRAKLSWRYRGAVAVRAIAASVIGYLVAYGFTAFGTLVLPFARSDRVVAASLLCFFVWCAAAMYAFAARSAWRACWVLTLWAAAMYGIAALFPEAAARP
- a CDS encoding TraB/GumN family protein — protein: MRRAFIALFLTGLLPGAAIAQTAPSPPAGAIRDMDTLVVTGEQPGPGMWKVMRGGHVLWILGTLSPLPKDMTWLSRTVEATIAESQEVIAPPSVSFGTELGVFRTMMLIPTALKARKNPDGKTLQEVVPADLYARWSTLKARYIGSDGGVEKWRPIFAAQELYEAAIKQSGMSLKGVVQPVVEKAAKQHDVPITEARVTLKIDDPKATLKEFSASALDDRECFSKTMARIEGDLESMRARGNAWAIGDIATLRTLPQGDQYRTCLDALAETGVAKRLNLGDLRQRVTAQWLERAQAAIAKNNSSFATLPVSDLLESGGLLDKLRDAGYTVEDP